From Staphylothermus hellenicus DSM 12710, a single genomic window includes:
- a CDS encoding radical SAM/SPASM domain-containing protein, which translates to MNNKSQDNSKSDQRGGIGALLAGLRTLFDNPVSRIFLKTATIESECNHNGRKVTAPIVYHALSMYAGEPVSSCPITARFIGSIVNAIMRLGIKLLKGREDEVIEALKDPALRRGVSLVLKGLGLYGVTVPQELPAPFLIVWNFTNMCNLKCKHCYQRADKPLPNELSLKEKIMVVDQLDRAGVAAIALSGGEPTIHPHFRRILYEIASRGMYAAVATNGWVFADIEKLKEAKKLGLRYVEVSVDSADPKKHDWFRGVQGSWERAVKALENAVKLGINHAMATTITKMNINEVEDLLDLAESIGVKRVVFFNFVPVGRGKDNIWLDLDPLEREEFLRTIYKEMSKRKMEIVSTAPQYGRVSLQLSGGKEVAPTHFYVGGDPIVRAVAEFVGGCGAGRIYAGIQPDGTLIPCVFLPIPVGNLRERTFWDLWVNAPLFKLLRDRSKLQGACAVCPYKNICGGCRARAYAYFNDPMAPDPGCLYNIKYWKKLKEEAKTASHIKIKVGSKD; encoded by the coding sequence ATAATCCTGTATCAAGGATCTTCTTGAAAACAGCCACTATAGAGTCGGAGTGTAATCATAATGGTAGAAAAGTCACGGCACCAATAGTATATCATGCATTATCAATGTATGCAGGCGAACCAGTTAGTTCATGCCCAATAACAGCTAGGTTTATTGGATCAATTGTTAATGCCATTATGAGGCTTGGTATAAAACTGTTAAAGGGTAGAGAAGATGAGGTTATTGAGGCATTAAAGGATCCAGCTCTTAGACGTGGGGTTTCACTAGTCTTAAAGGGACTAGGTCTTTACGGAGTAACTGTTCCCCAAGAGCTCCCCGCACCATTCCTCATAGTATGGAACTTTACTAACATGTGTAATCTAAAATGTAAGCATTGTTATCAAAGAGCAGATAAGCCATTGCCTAATGAGCTCTCCTTGAAGGAGAAAATAATGGTTGTGGATCAGCTTGATCGTGCCGGTGTTGCAGCAATAGCGTTGAGCGGTGGAGAACCCACTATTCATCCACATTTTCGGAGAATCTTGTACGAGATAGCTTCGAGAGGCATGTATGCAGCTGTAGCAACTAATGGCTGGGTATTTGCTGATATAGAGAAGTTGAAGGAAGCAAAGAAGCTTGGGCTTAGATATGTTGAGGTATCAGTTGACAGCGCTGATCCTAAGAAGCATGATTGGTTCAGAGGGGTTCAGGGATCATGGGAGAGAGCTGTGAAAGCTTTAGAAAACGCTGTTAAGCTTGGCATAAACCATGCTATGGCTACAACTATTACTAAGATGAACATTAATGAAGTAGAGGATCTTCTTGATCTAGCTGAATCCATAGGTGTTAAGAGAGTAGTATTCTTTAACTTCGTGCCTGTAGGTAGGGGGAAAGATAATATATGGTTAGACCTTGACCCCTTGGAGAGAGAAGAATTTCTCAGAACAATATATAAGGAGATGAGCAAGCGTAAAATGGAGATTGTCAGTACCGCGCCACAGTATGGGAGAGTATCTCTACAATTAAGTGGTGGTAAAGAGGTTGCTCCAACACATTTCTATGTTGGAGGAGATCCTATAGTTAGGGCTGTTGCAGAATTTGTTGGCGGATGCGGTGCGGGGAGAATATATGCAGGTATACAGCCTGATGGAACACTTATACCATGCGTATTCCTGCCCATACCAGTAGGAAATCTGCGTGAGAGAACATTCTGGGATCTATGGGTTAACGCCCCTCTCTTCAAATTATTAAGGGATAGATCTAAGCTCCAAGGAGCATGTGCTGTATGCCCATATAAAAACATATGCGGAGGATGCAGAGCTAGAGCATATGCATACTTCAACGATCCAATGGCTCCCGATCCCGGCTGTCTCTATAACATTAAATACTGGAAAAAACTAAAAGAAGAAGCAAAAACCGCCTCCCACATAAAGATAAAGGTAGGTAGCAAAGACTAA
- a CDS encoding universal stress protein → MLDNTELFQKILYTTDFSKASEKALDYVIKLKGAGAEEVIILHVVDISTLEAYEDIYSLKGMSSNQIIETIKNEIKKKLEGIEEKIRAQGLKTKVLVRIGKSYKEIVKVAEEENVSLIVIASIGRGVKWGVFDVFLGSTAGKVVARAKRPVLVVK, encoded by the coding sequence ATGTTGGATAATACGGAGCTATTTCAGAAGATATTGTATACAACCGATTTTTCCAAGGCTTCAGAAAAAGCATTGGATTATGTAATAAAGTTAAAAGGAGCTGGAGCAGAGGAAGTTATAATATTACATGTCGTGGATATCAGTACTCTTGAAGCTTATGAAGACATATATTCACTTAAAGGTATGAGTTCGAACCAGATAATAGAGACTATAAAGAATGAGATAAAAAAGAAACTTGAAGGGATAGAGGAGAAAATACGTGCTCAGGGATTAAAAACAAAAGTGCTGGTTAGAATAGGGAAATCCTATAAAGAGATCGTTAAAGTAGCAGAAGAAGAAAATGTTTCCCTTATAGTGATCGCTTCAATAGGTAGGGGGGTTAAGTGGGGCGTGTTTGATGTATTTTTGGGTTCGACTGCTGGAAAAGTAGTGGCTCGCGCTAAAAGACCTGTTCTAGTGGTGAAGTAA
- a CDS encoding arsenic resistance protein → MNIKKMQKNLATNMPLYSTLAIAMGLITGYYLINLLKLSEFIILRIFMAIYQILMTTYPMINLSLDNIKKKIKSTVKQLVETIDFMKLKVHLDKYLIPYVVVAMILGFIAGLHINVEHYKNIFSTLNMIVVITMIYPMMINLRIEALAKASKSWKQLTLAILIGLIYAPLLVFGLTLLLHMSPVLSLGLILATVVPCSSMAIAYTGLSEGNIELATVIVALSFTLAIVTVPGWLSIFAGAYHLSVSAWLLIKTILIVVIVPLILGYITRILLLSKMGVKGFERLRPLFPSISILGMFAIVALIFMEKAKLLASKPSVVGMVIIPLALYYSITLLLMTYLDKKIGLNYEDHMAIVFTSVGKNEGTAIAIAVAAGMGLMAIPPAITPILQIPFLVGYLKLSQKIRKWWAK, encoded by the coding sequence ATGAACATAAAGAAGATGCAGAAGAACCTGGCCACCAATATGCCGCTGTATTCAACTCTAGCAATAGCCATGGGCTTGATTACTGGATATTATTTAATAAACTTATTAAAACTATCTGAATTCATTATCCTTAGAATATTCATGGCAATTTATCAAATATTAATGACAACTTATCCAATGATTAACCTCTCACTTGATAATATTAAGAAGAAGATTAAGAGCACTGTAAAGCAATTAGTGGAGACAATAGATTTTATGAAGCTAAAGGTTCACTTAGACAAGTATTTGATTCCATACGTTGTTGTAGCCATGATTTTAGGATTTATTGCGGGATTACATATTAATGTAGAACATTATAAAAACATATTTAGCACCTTAAACATGATCGTAGTTATTACAATGATTTATCCGATGATGATCAATCTTAGAATAGAAGCATTAGCCAAAGCATCTAAATCATGGAAGCAGTTAACTCTTGCTATACTCATTGGTCTCATTTATGCTCCACTACTTGTTTTTGGTTTAACCCTATTACTACATATGAGCCCAGTTCTCTCTCTAGGACTTATCCTTGCCACAGTCGTTCCTTGTTCATCAATGGCAATAGCATATACAGGTTTATCTGAGGGCAATATAGAATTGGCCACAGTAATTGTTGCTCTAAGCTTTACGCTAGCAATAGTAACTGTTCCAGGCTGGCTCAGCATATTTGCTGGCGCTTACCATCTCTCTGTATCTGCATGGTTGTTGATTAAAACAATACTTATCGTTGTAATTGTACCTTTGATCTTAGGTTATATTACACGTATCTTGCTGTTGAGCAAGATGGGGGTTAAGGGTTTTGAAAGGCTAAGACCGTTGTTTCCATCTATATCTATTCTCGGTATGTTCGCGATAGTGGCGCTTATATTTATGGAAAAAGCTAAGCTCCTAGCTAGTAAACCATCCGTTGTAGGTATGGTAATAATACCTCTGGCTTTATACTATTCAATAACATTATTACTTATGACTTATCTTGATAAGAAAATAGGTTTGAACTACGAGGATCACATGGCCATAGTATTCACTTCGGTAGGGAAAAATGAGGGAACAGCTATCGCAATCGCTGTTGCGGCAGGAATGGGTTTAATGGCCATTCCTCCAGCAATAACGCCGATATTGCAGATACCGTTCCTAGTAGGATACCTAAAACTCTCGCAGAAAATAAGGAAATGGTGGGCAAAATAA
- a CDS encoding cation:proton antiporter, giving the protein MEDFIDLVLALFLAFSVGRLLEEGFSRLGVPSVLGDLTVGIIFGASLLGWYPVGGVVKAFSVFGVFLLLFYAGLETRYSEFMRSLPVYGIITLGEVLVAFSLGYIIGVSFGYPPKSAYFVGTVLVATSVSVSIKTLVEINKLHTLEGYTVMGIAVLDDLAALITIVVGASLVKTGTISFGTVSEILLIAISAWLIIVVLLHRYGSYISRLASHLHTDESILVSILATVFGLTLLSQYINLSPLVIAYAAGLGFSEAWGSRTVAEKVRLLAVLFSPLFFITTTAEIDLKTAIVPQYILFYTVMIIAAFVGKLLGGGLTSFLVGYPAWASLRIGVGLFPRAEFCIIAAYMGYSYHVIGADVYLAALLIIVATNFLTPPILKYVYSHGPQYDPLKFKPKIVLFMEKLMRKTKRTG; this is encoded by the coding sequence GTGGAGGATTTCATTGATCTTGTTTTGGCTTTGTTTTTAGCTTTTAGTGTTGGTCGTTTGTTGGAGGAGGGTTTTTCTCGTTTGGGTGTTCCTTCTGTTTTGGGTGATTTGACTGTTGGTATTATTTTTGGGGCTAGTTTGTTGGGTTGGTATCCTGTTGGGGGTGTTGTTAAGGCTTTTTCTGTTTTTGGCGTGTTTTTGCTTTTGTTTTATGCTGGGCTTGAAACTAGGTATTCTGAGTTTATGCGTAGTTTGCCTGTTTATGGGATTATTACGTTGGGCGAGGTATTGGTTGCTTTTAGTCTTGGATACATTATAGGTGTTTCGTTTGGTTATCCTCCTAAATCTGCTTATTTTGTTGGAACAGTTCTTGTAGCGACGAGTGTTAGTGTATCTATTAAGACGCTTGTTGAGATAAATAAGCTTCATACCTTGGAGGGATACACGGTTATGGGGATAGCTGTCCTAGATGATTTAGCAGCGCTTATAACAATTGTTGTGGGTGCATCCCTGGTAAAAACAGGCACGATTAGTTTTGGAACAGTATCTGAAATATTATTAATAGCTATTTCTGCATGGCTCATAATCGTAGTACTCCTACACAGATATGGAAGCTATATATCGAGACTAGCCAGCCACTTACACACAGATGAATCTATCCTAGTATCTATTTTAGCAACAGTGTTTGGACTAACACTGTTATCACAATACATTAACTTATCACCACTAGTAATAGCATATGCTGCAGGGCTAGGGTTCTCAGAGGCGTGGGGCTCGAGAACAGTAGCTGAAAAAGTTAGATTATTAGCAGTACTATTCTCACCATTATTCTTCATAACAACCACTGCAGAAATAGATTTAAAAACAGCTATTGTGCCACAATATATACTATTTTATACGGTAATGATTATAGCAGCCTTCGTAGGCAAATTATTAGGGGGAGGGCTAACATCTTTCCTAGTAGGCTACCCGGCATGGGCCTCGCTCAGAATAGGAGTAGGCTTGTTTCCAAGAGCTGAATTCTGCATTATAGCAGCGTATATGGGTTATTCATACCATGTTATCGGAGCAGATGTGTATTTGGCGGCACTACTAATAATTGTGGCAACCAACTTTTTAACTCCACCAATACTCAAATATGTATATTCTCATGGGCCACAATATGACCCATTAAAATTTAAGCCTAAAATAGTATTATTCATGGAGAAATTAATGAGGAAAACAAAGAGAACAGGGTGA
- a CDS encoding SLC13 family permease, with protein sequence MYGILVLSLLILMIILVAIGKPSREYIGLILIITLLITRTISIEEFILYVNWDVLGLIVGMSMFSILLEESGIVELVSIYILRKTTSPRNILFLLTLTAGLVSIALENVTVVLLFAPIAFNIARKLGIKPTYMIIGIALASNMAGSATMIGDPPAIIVAGHYDLSFADFIIYNGKPSMFFITLVPMIISTYIYTILSTHEEVEPRIGIIQANKNSWEKTNNIVKDKSFLAEALLFLTIKITLLSIRETIKLPLTLIAVIGVGGLITTRILLHRDTESVKKSIREGFDWKLLLFLIGVFALSGAFAKYGLANKFAEALLKISGDNIFIITGILIWLSVAFSAVIDNTPYVATMIPVIDSIAENLGVEPLRIAWALLLGATLGGGITYIGASANLVAVRLLENRGYRVTFTDFIKKSLPFNLSNLLVGWLLYIVFWIIWF encoded by the coding sequence GTGTATGGCATACTAGTATTATCACTGCTCATATTAATGATTATACTGGTAGCCATAGGCAAACCTAGTAGGGAATATATTGGATTAATACTGATAATAACCCTTCTAATAACAAGAACAATTAGCATTGAAGAATTCATATTATATGTGAACTGGGATGTTTTAGGCTTAATTGTTGGAATGAGTATGTTCTCAATACTCTTGGAGGAGTCGGGCATCGTAGAGTTAGTCTCAATATATATACTTAGAAAAACAACATCGCCGAGAAACATATTGTTTCTATTAACCCTAACAGCAGGACTTGTAAGTATAGCATTGGAAAATGTGACAGTAGTACTGTTATTTGCACCTATAGCGTTCAATATAGCGAGAAAACTCGGAATAAAACCGACATATATGATTATAGGTATAGCTCTAGCATCAAACATGGCTGGCTCCGCAACAATGATCGGGGATCCGCCGGCAATAATTGTGGCAGGCCACTATGATCTATCGTTTGCAGACTTCATAATATACAATGGTAAACCATCCATGTTCTTCATAACACTCGTGCCAATGATAATATCAACATACATATACACTATATTATCAACCCACGAGGAGGTAGAACCAAGAATTGGCATAATCCAAGCAAACAAAAACAGCTGGGAGAAAACAAACAATATAGTAAAGGATAAGTCTTTCTTAGCAGAAGCACTATTATTCCTAACTATAAAAATAACACTGCTCAGCATTAGAGAAACAATAAAGCTCCCACTTACACTTATAGCAGTAATCGGTGTAGGAGGATTAATAACGACAAGAATACTTTTACATCGAGACACTGAATCAGTAAAGAAAAGTATAAGAGAAGGCTTCGACTGGAAACTCCTCCTATTTCTAATAGGAGTATTCGCTCTCAGCGGCGCATTTGCAAAATATGGGTTAGCTAATAAATTTGCAGAGGCATTGCTCAAGATCAGTGGAGATAATATATTTATAATTACAGGTATACTTATATGGTTATCCGTAGCATTCTCAGCAGTAATAGATAATACACCATATGTAGCCACAATGATCCCGGTAATAGATAGTATTGCTGAAAACCTAGGCGTAGAACCATTGAGAATTGCGTGGGCGCTTTTATTAGGTGCAACTCTAGGGGGAGGAATAACATATATTGGGGCATCAGCGAATCTAGTAGCGGTTAGATTATTGGAGAATAGAGGCTATAGGGTCACATTTACAGATTTCATAAAGAAAAGCCTGCCATTCAACTTATCTAACCTACTAGTAGGATGGCTACTATACATTGTTTTCTGGATCATATGGTTTTAA
- a CDS encoding complex I subunit 1 family protein, translated as MTWGDLGSYTLQSLLYPGLLFIIIMIIFTQWIYRKVAGRVQYRRGPTYVGPFGLLQPFADLMKLLLKEDVVSRYSAKIAPVIIAALGVGAITVLTLMTPLAYDPVHAPFDIILFFYLALWASLSIMFLGLATPNPYTSLGVGRYMALLVSAEPAYISSFLVPVIIASKIDPGVEYSLYRSSLISYQLWTDNVFSLIAMIIAAIAGFLAMMGILEIKPFDFPEAEGEIYWGIFTEYGGPRLALAFFILFAERIVVPIIYVLLFLGGSWPIDISTNYIGGLLVIFAKFIVVFILLSVIDNVMPRFKPTQGVRFLWKYPVTLAIAALIIALLI; from the coding sequence ATGACATGGGGAGATCTAGGTTCCTATACCTTACAATCTCTATTATATCCTGGCTTATTATTCATAATAATAATGATAATATTTACGCAGTGGATCTATAGAAAAGTTGCTGGCAGAGTACAGTATAGGCGGGGACCAACATATGTTGGGCCGTTTGGTCTTCTACAACCATTCGCTGATCTCATGAAGCTGTTGCTTAAGGAAGATGTTGTATCGAGGTATTCGGCGAAGATAGCCCCTGTTATTATTGCTGCTTTAGGTGTTGGTGCAATAACTGTATTGACATTGATGACGCCGTTAGCATATGACCCTGTTCATGCACCATTCGACATCATATTATTCTTCTATCTAGCGTTATGGGCTAGTTTATCAATAATGTTTCTAGGATTAGCAACCCCTAATCCCTATACAAGTCTTGGTGTTGGCAGGTATATGGCTTTACTTGTCAGTGCCGAGCCTGCATATATTAGTAGTTTCTTGGTGCCAGTGATTATTGCTTCAAAAATAGATCCCGGCGTGGAATATAGCCTATATAGATCATCGCTAATATCTTATCAGTTATGGACCGATAATGTATTCTCCCTCATAGCAATGATAATTGCGGCGATCGCAGGTTTTCTCGCCATGATGGGGATATTGGAGATTAAACCTTTTGATTTCCCAGAAGCTGAAGGCGAAATATATTGGGGTATATTTACAGAGTATGGTGGGCCTAGACTTGCATTAGCATTCTTTATATTGTTTGCTGAGAGAATAGTTGTTCCAATAATATATGTTTTACTATTCCTAGGTGGTTCATGGCCTATCGATATCTCTACAAACTATATCGGAGGCTTACTAGTTATCTTTGCCAAGTTCATAGTAGTATTCATATTATTATCTGTAATAGACAATGTTATGCCGAGATTTAAACCTACACAGGGAGTTAGGTTTCTATGGAAATACCCAGTAACCCTCGCCATCGCTGCACTAATTATAGCGTTGCTAATATAG
- a CDS encoding Na+/H+ antiporter subunit E: MDKVKAIIALIIPLIIIYLIYTGSYSLFELLLGIIVAVFVAYLFGDAVVRNAGKIYSPIRWFWGLVYAILYFTIIEAKAHWEVIKLIFKPSNVKPAIVRIPYSVETDYAVTTIANSITNTPGTITIDVDENKKHLYVHWIRAVDLSDEGAWVHISSVFEKYAKKIFD, translated from the coding sequence GTGGATAAAGTGAAAGCAATTATAGCGTTAATTATTCCATTAATAATTATTTACCTAATCTACACTGGATCATATAGTTTGTTCGAGTTATTACTGGGAATAATTGTTGCTGTATTTGTAGCTTACCTATTCGGTGATGCTGTAGTAAGAAACGCTGGAAAAATATATAGTCCTATTAGGTGGTTTTGGGGCTTAGTCTATGCAATACTATATTTCACCATAATAGAAGCGAAAGCTCACTGGGAGGTTATAAAGTTGATATTTAAACCATCAAATGTTAAGCCTGCAATTGTGAGAATACCCTATAGTGTAGAAACAGATTATGCTGTTACAACCATAGCTAATTCAATAACAAATACCCCTGGAACAATAACTATCGATGTCGATGAGAACAAGAAACACCTCTATGTTCACTGGATAAGAGCAGTTGACCTATCAGATGAGGGGGCATGGGTGCATATCTCTAGTGTTTTTGAGAAATATGCTAAGAAAATATTTGATTAG
- a CDS encoding Na+/H+ antiporter subunit C: protein MIDVSTLIWSYIYAVTITIIVITVYGMATRPNIVKKLILLSILSDTGNLIAVMIGVHAGMIKPPVFPGISFTDHPVAGYNELLNFAGEAVDPIPQVLVVTAIVIGLAVLVFLGYVTLLLYQKYGTLDVRLLEKKIRGEKSG, encoded by the coding sequence GTGATTGATGTTTCAACACTTATATGGAGCTATATATATGCTGTCACTATAACAATAATAGTGATCACAGTATATGGAATGGCTACACGTCCCAATATTGTTAAGAAACTAATACTTCTAAGCATACTTAGCGATACAGGCAATCTTATAGCTGTCATGATCGGTGTCCACGCAGGCATGATTAAGCCGCCAGTATTCCCGGGAATATCATTTACAGATCACCCGGTTGCTGGTTACAATGAATTATTGAATTTCGCTGGAGAAGCTGTTGACCCCATTCCACAAGTCCTAGTTGTTACAGCTATAGTAATCGGGCTAGCTGTTCTCGTATTCCTTGGCTATGTAACATTGCTTCTCTACCAAAAATATGGAACACTGGATGTAAGATTGTTGGAGAAGAAAATTAGAGGTGAGAAGAGTGGATAA